The following proteins are encoded in a genomic region of Phalacrocorax carbo chromosome 2, bPhaCar2.1, whole genome shotgun sequence:
- the LOC104041444 gene encoding secreted Ly-6/uPAR-related protein 1, whose translation MKTLLVGLLLGLAYMELAQSLLCYTCKEPTDIAKCRTATLCPPKANVCTTTLHSVDSGYPFFGNITVTRSCEEECISNNGIGANRPKSCCYTDLCTEETRNSNGVGSNSATLGLMAMVVGTLLQCVL comes from the exons ATGAAGACACTTCTGGTTGGGCTCCTGCTTGGCCTGGCATACATGGAATTGG CTCAGTCCTTACTATGTTACACGTGCAAGGAACCAACAGACATCGCTAAGTGCAGAACAGCCACCCTGTGCCCCCCGAAAGCCAATGTGTGCACAACAACGCTGCACTCCGTAGACTCAG GTTACCCCTTTTTTGGCAACATCACTGTGACCAGAAGCTGTGAGGAGGAATGCATCTCCAATAACGGGATAGGGGCGAACAGACCCAAGTCATGCTGCTACACCGACCTCTGCACGGAAGAAACCAGGAACAGCAATGGGGTGGGAAGCAACTCTGCAACGCTGGGTCTGATGGCCATGGTTGTTGGCACGCTCCTCCAGTGTGTTCTGTAA